The following proteins come from a genomic window of Anomaloglossus baeobatrachus isolate aAnoBae1 unplaced genomic scaffold, aAnoBae1.hap1 Scaffold_105, whole genome shotgun sequence:
- the LOC142260439 gene encoding uncharacterized protein LOC142260439 isoform X1, which produces MQHPSITGDYKKSPFIAIAFPSDILCPYRIGCTRLLLLLDEFQAIFNYPETRVRQIMQPVSVQPAPLGQAVAVTYVTINEWSSGTCDCCEDMGICCCAFWCLPCFQCKTVSDFGECVCLPLLDPGCCAYAGTSLACPPVSMAMRAAVRERYRIKGSICSDCCTLYCCFSCSWCQMAREIKKHKQPVNFVTAQTTIVTGPMVPQPYQAYPPTTY; this is translated from the exons atgcaacatccatcaataaCTGGTGActacaagaagtccccttttatagccatagccttcccttcggatatactgtgcccttatcggattggatgtacaagattgcttctcttattggatgaatttcaagctatattcaattatccagagacaagggtgagacag ATCATGCAGCCCGTGTCAGTGCAGCCCGCACCTCTTGGTCAAGCTGTTGCAGTCACCTACGTGACCATAAATGAATGGAGCTCGGGGACCTGTGACTGTTGTGAGGACATGGGAATAT GCTGCTGCGCTTTTTGGTGCTTGCCATGTTTCCAGTGTAAGACGGTCAGTGATTTTGGAGAATGTGTCTGTCTCCCACTTTTGGATCCTGGATGCTGTGCTTACGCAGGAACCAGCTTAGCCTGCCCCCCAGTATCCATGGCCATGCGGGCTGCTGTCAGAGAACGATACCGGATCAAG GGCTCCATATGCAGTGACTGCTGCACGCTGTACTGTTGTTTCTCCTGCTCCTGGTGCCAGATGGCTCGCGAGATCAAGAAGCACAAGCAGCCGGTCAACTTTGTGACAGCCCAGACGACGATAGTGACTGGGCCGATGGTACCTCAACCTTACCAAGCATATCCGCCAACAACATATTAG
- the LOC142260439 gene encoding cornifelin homolog isoform X2 — MQPVSVQPAPLGQAVAVTYVTINEWSSGTCDCCEDMGICCCAFWCLPCFQCKTVSDFGECVCLPLLDPGCCAYAGTSLACPPVSMAMRAAVRERYRIKGSICSDCCTLYCCFSCSWCQMAREIKKHKQPVNFVTAQTTIVTGPMVPQPYQAYPPTTY, encoded by the exons ATGCAGCCCGTGTCAGTGCAGCCCGCACCTCTTGGTCAAGCTGTTGCAGTCACCTACGTGACCATAAATGAATGGAGCTCGGGGACCTGTGACTGTTGTGAGGACATGGGAATAT GCTGCTGCGCTTTTTGGTGCTTGCCATGTTTCCAGTGTAAGACGGTCAGTGATTTTGGAGAATGTGTCTGTCTCCCACTTTTGGATCCTGGATGCTGTGCTTACGCAGGAACCAGCTTAGCCTGCCCCCCAGTATCCATGGCCATGCGGGCTGCTGTCAGAGAACGATACCGGATCAAG GGCTCCATATGCAGTGACTGCTGCACGCTGTACTGTTGTTTCTCCTGCTCCTGGTGCCAGATGGCTCGCGAGATCAAGAAGCACAAGCAGCCGGTCAACTTTGTGACAGCCCAGACGACGATAGTGACTGGGCCGATGGTACCTCAACCTTACCAAGCATATCCGCCAACAACATATTAG